One genomic segment of Streptomyces liangshanensis includes these proteins:
- a CDS encoding thiamine pyrophosphate-binding protein, whose amino-acid sequence MMHDHDHETPRLTPAQLAAALSPPAGRTGGDLVTETLYGLGATTVFGLPGQHALAVFDALRRSPLAYVGLRVENNAGFAADAYGRTTGEVAPLLLSTGPGALTSLAALQEAAAASAPVLAISGQVPRAGLGGGRHGYLHELRDQQASFRDVVKSVHLVRTASQIPSAIAAAWESALTAPHGPVWVEIPADVLAAPTTLPPVTAVDATPRELVPRPELTAVAAHLLAGAARPVIVAGGGVVRADAAGKLRALAERLAAPVVTTYGGKGAFPWEHPLSLRSWIEDRHTTDFLEDADVLLVVGSGLGELSSNYHTFAPRGRVIQIEADLGKLEANHPALGIHADARAALSALLESEQLEPATPGTAPLGTASRRDPTEAAAAVRAVLAAVEERIAGQHLEPERAILAAVRDALPARAASFWDMTILTYWAWAAWPGPMHSAQGSGGLGYAFPAALGAAAADPGQPVLAVSGDGGAMYSIAELATARQYGLPVTWLIVDDGGYGILREYLTDAYGETMGTDLTGPDFVALAESFGVPAVRTTPESLREDLAKALAAPGPSVVVLPARLRMFAPTHTDTAR is encoded by the coding sequence CTGATGCACGACCACGACCACGAGACCCCCCGCCTCACCCCCGCCCAGCTCGCCGCCGCGCTCTCCCCGCCCGCCGGCCGCACCGGCGGCGACCTGGTGACCGAGACGCTGTACGGGCTCGGCGCGACCACCGTCTTCGGTCTGCCGGGACAGCACGCCCTCGCCGTGTTCGACGCCCTGCGCCGCTCCCCGCTGGCCTACGTCGGCCTGCGGGTCGAGAACAACGCGGGCTTCGCCGCCGACGCCTACGGCCGTACCACCGGCGAGGTCGCCCCGCTCCTGCTCTCCACCGGCCCCGGCGCCCTCACCTCCCTCGCCGCGCTCCAGGAGGCCGCCGCCGCGTCCGCGCCCGTCCTGGCGATCTCCGGCCAGGTGCCGCGCGCCGGCCTCGGCGGCGGACGCCACGGCTACCTCCACGAACTGCGCGACCAGCAGGCGTCGTTCCGCGACGTCGTGAAGTCCGTACACCTCGTCCGTACGGCTTCGCAGATCCCGTCCGCGATCGCCGCCGCCTGGGAGTCCGCGCTCACCGCCCCGCACGGCCCCGTCTGGGTGGAGATCCCGGCGGACGTGCTGGCCGCGCCCACGACCCTGCCGCCCGTCACCGCCGTCGACGCCACCCCGCGCGAGCTCGTACCGCGCCCCGAACTGACCGCCGTCGCGGCCCACCTGCTGGCCGGCGCGGCCCGCCCGGTGATCGTCGCGGGCGGCGGGGTCGTCAGGGCCGACGCGGCGGGCAAGCTGCGCGCGCTCGCGGAGAGGCTGGCCGCGCCGGTCGTCACGACGTACGGGGGCAAGGGCGCGTTCCCCTGGGAGCACCCGCTGTCCCTGCGGTCCTGGATCGAGGACCGGCACACGACGGACTTCCTGGAGGACGCGGACGTCCTGCTCGTCGTCGGCTCGGGCCTCGGCGAACTGTCCTCGAACTATCACACGTTCGCCCCGCGCGGCCGGGTGATCCAGATCGAGGCGGACCTCGGCAAGCTGGAGGCCAACCACCCCGCGCTGGGCATCCACGCCGACGCGAGGGCCGCGCTGTCGGCGCTTCTGGAGTCCGAACAACTGGAGCCCGCGACCCCGGGGACCGCGCCCCTGGGGACCGCTTCCCGGCGCGACCCCACCGAGGCGGCCGCGGCGGTCCGCGCGGTCCTCGCCGCGGTGGAGGAGCGGATCGCCGGCCAGCACCTCGAACCGGAGCGCGCGATCCTCGCGGCGGTACGGGACGCCCTGCCCGCGCGCGCCGCCAGCTTCTGGGACATGACGATCCTCACGTACTGGGCCTGGGCGGCCTGGCCGGGACCGATGCACTCGGCGCAGGGCTCGGGCGGCCTCGGTTACGCCTTCCCCGCGGCGCTCGGCGCGGCGGCGGCCGACCCCGGGCAACCCGTCCTCGCGGTCTCGGGCGACGGCGGCGCGATGTACTCGATCGCCGAGCTGGCCACCGCCCGCCAGTACGGGCTGCCGGTCACCTGGCTGATCGTGGACGACGGCGGCTACGGCATCCTGCGGGAGTACCTGACCGACGCGTACGGCGAGACCATGGGGACGGACCTCACGGGACCCGACTTCGTGGCGCTCGCGGAGTCCTTCGGCGTCCCGGCGGTCCGTACGACCCCGGAATCCCTGCGCGAGGACCTGGCCAAGGCCCTGGCGGCGCCCGGCCCCTCGGTGGTGGTGCTCCCGGCCCGCCTGAGGATGTTCGCCCCCACGCACACCGACACGGCCCGATGA